One segment of Kiritimatiellia bacterium DNA contains the following:
- a CDS encoding HlyD family efflux transporter periplasmic adaptor subunit, with protein MKAKFCALVLAALPAMVAAEETAVRGELFCSVERGLALPYGGVIAEWSVEVGRDVRRGEPLVKYTLSAKARTELESMISPVPPAAAEAEVAALEAERAEARAAAEEAERLAGEQLGTRQQAELAKGRERALEKRLVAARERAGFERRQRETRLQWLRETFGIEQPEQGIPETVILPAPMDGTVIWIAGDARPGAEGEPGKPVATLGVMDPMIVRAHVHELDVVRLQVGDRARMTLLARPGLELEGTVSRIAWAPFPHWLPEPSYFEVELSVPNPDRALRKGYKVNLEFGGAPAKE; from the coding sequence ATGAAAGCGAAATTCTGCGCCCTAGTGCTGGCCGCCCTCCCGGCGATGGTGGCGGCGGAAGAAACCGCTGTTCGAGGGGAGCTGTTTTGCTCCGTGGAGCGCGGGCTGGCGCTGCCGTACGGCGGCGTCATCGCCGAGTGGAGCGTCGAGGTCGGGCGGGACGTCCGGCGCGGCGAACCGCTCGTGAAGTACACGCTGTCCGCCAAGGCCCGGACGGAGCTGGAGTCCATGATCTCGCCCGTGCCGCCGGCGGCGGCCGAGGCCGAGGTGGCGGCCCTCGAGGCGGAACGGGCGGAGGCCCGGGCGGCGGCGGAAGAGGCCGAGCGGCTGGCGGGGGAGCAACTGGGCACCCGGCAGCAGGCCGAACTGGCGAAAGGCCGGGAACGCGCCCTGGAAAAGCGCCTGGTTGCGGCGCGCGAACGGGCGGGCTTCGAGCGGCGGCAGCGCGAAACCCGGCTGCAATGGCTGCGCGAAACGTTCGGCATCGAGCAGCCGGAACAGGGTATTCCGGAGACCGTGATCCTGCCCGCGCCGATGGATGGGACCGTGATCTGGATCGCCGGCGACGCGCGGCCCGGCGCGGAAGGAGAGCCGGGCAAGCCGGTCGCGACGCTCGGCGTGATGGACCCGATGATCGTCCGCGCCCACGTCCACGAGTTGGACGTCGTGCGCCTCCAGGTGGGGGACCGCGCCCGGATGACCCTGCTGGCCCGGCCGGGACTGGAGTTAGAGGGAACGGTCAGCCGGATCGCGTGGGCGCCGTTCCCGCACTGGCTGCCGGAGCCGTCCTACTTCGAGGTGGAGTTGTCCGTGCCCAATCCCGACCGCGCGCTGCGGAAGGGTTACAAGGTCAACCTGGAGTTCGGCGGGGCCCCCGCGAAAGAATAG
- a CDS encoding TolC family protein, producing the protein MWKKARAAALAALWAGVAGASGEGPLAFRDGVAQALAHSPYLEAGGIEVSMRELDEADARSEYVPRFSLRTRYYVDPPAGSDERLYLSFAVDPYNPVEAHLSLRAQKLLTRLAVLAHLQTIADGLRRVGAGWLEVEALGRLEGLESELLSLAEAGVATASNRVAAGTRPEPEWRAAEREVEIRRLQLDHTRRTRAEVLEGLAALIGWPEDRAFSVEAASAAAQVLGDPPDPGAAWETVRDRSIESEARDLQRQLQELRILAARAAYIPDLWLGVSTPDPLSGADDGDFYFSVGVDIPIWDGWKRAREIARQKAALLQQDRSGRLEVLDLRARWRAAESACRATELDWLAAQAAAEKADQAERQAAAGDAARRARAEWLDAERRALRAELIYHKACLERDALSGALLDRLCQTETEQP; encoded by the coding sequence ATGTGGAAGAAAGCTAGAGCGGCCGCCCTCGCGGCCCTGTGGGCCGGCGTGGCGGGCGCCTCGGGCGAAGGGCCCCTGGCGTTCCGGGACGGCGTGGCGCAGGCGCTGGCGCATTCCCCGTACCTGGAGGCGGGCGGAATCGAAGTTTCGATGCGGGAGCTGGACGAGGCGGACGCCCGGTCGGAGTATGTCCCGCGCTTCTCGCTGCGGACGCGCTACTACGTGGACCCGCCGGCCGGCTCCGACGAGCGGCTGTATCTTTCGTTCGCGGTGGACCCTTACAATCCCGTCGAGGCGCATCTTTCTCTCCGAGCACAGAAGCTCCTGACCCGCCTGGCCGTGCTGGCCCATCTGCAGACCATCGCCGACGGCCTGCGCCGCGTCGGGGCGGGGTGGCTGGAAGTGGAGGCGCTCGGCCGGCTGGAGGGCCTGGAGTCCGAACTGCTGTCGCTGGCCGAGGCCGGCGTCGCCACGGCGTCGAACCGCGTGGCCGCCGGAACCCGGCCCGAGCCGGAATGGCGGGCGGCCGAGCGGGAGGTTGAAATCCGCCGGCTGCAGTTGGACCATACGCGGCGAACCCGCGCGGAGGTCCTGGAGGGCTTGGCCGCGTTGATCGGCTGGCCGGAGGACCGCGCCTTTTCCGTGGAGGCCGCGTCGGCAGCCGCGCAGGTGCTCGGCGATCCGCCGGACCCCGGCGCGGCCTGGGAAACCGTGCGCGACCGCTCGATCGAATCGGAGGCCCGCGATCTCCAGCGGCAGTTGCAGGAGCTGCGCATCCTCGCCGCCCGCGCGGCGTACATCCCGGACCTCTGGCTGGGCGTCAGCACGCCCGACCCGCTGTCCGGCGCGGACGACGGCGATTTCTACTTTTCCGTGGGCGTGGACATCCCGATCTGGGACGGCTGGAAGCGGGCCCGCGAGATCGCCCGGCAGAAGGCCGCGTTGCTCCAGCAAGACCGGTCGGGACGTCTCGAGGTGCTCGACCTCCGGGCACGCTGGCGCGCGGCGGAAAGCGCCTGCCGCGCGACGGAGCTCGACTGGCTCGCGGCGCAGGCCGCCGCGGAGAAAGCGGACCAGGCCGAGCGGCAGGCCGCGGCGGGCGACGCCGCCCGCCGGGCCCGCGCGGAGTGGCTCGACGCGGAGCGCCGCGCGCTGCGCGCGGAGCTTATCTATCACAAGGCGTGCCTGGAGCGGGACGCGCTGTCCGGTGCGCTGCTGGACCGGCTCTGCCAAACCGAAACGGAACAGCCATGA
- a CDS encoding nucleotidyltransferase: MNALFVAAREICGFMRKRNWKFCIIGGLAVQRWGEPRLTRDADLTLYTGFGEEETFARDLLMQFKPRRDDALAFSLVNRVLLISAANGMPVDISFGALAFEQEMLDRATAFEFSPGYVLPTCSAEDLFVMKAFAGRPQDWLDVRGIAVKQGVSLDRKYIARHLTALCDLKETPEIVREAMHILERNQ; this comes from the coding sequence GTGAATGCGCTCTTCGTGGCCGCAAGGGAAATTTGTGGTTTCATGCGGAAACGAAATTGGAAATTCTGCATCATCGGCGGCCTGGCCGTGCAACGGTGGGGCGAACCGCGATTGACGCGGGATGCCGATTTGACCCTTTACACGGGATTTGGCGAGGAGGAGACCTTTGCCAGGGACTTGTTGATGCAATTCAAACCTCGTCGGGATGATGCGCTTGCTTTTTCCTTGGTGAATCGCGTTCTGCTTATCTCGGCCGCGAACGGTATGCCGGTGGATATTTCCTTCGGTGCTTTGGCGTTTGAGCAAGAAATGCTGGATCGGGCGACGGCGTTTGAATTCTCTCCGGGATATGTCCTCCCGACGTGTTCGGCCGAAGATCTCTTTGTCATGAAGGCCTTCGCCGGGCGGCCGCAGGACTGGCTGGATGTGCGCGGGATTGCCGTCAAGCAGGGAGTGTCCTTGGACAGGAAGTACATAGCGAGGCACTTAACGGCGCTGTGTGATTTGAAAGAGACGCCGGAAATCGTCCGTGAAGCGATGCATATTCTGGAGCGTAACCAGTGA
- a CDS encoding ABC transporter ATP-binding protein has product MNDGTTRNGLLLQARGLARGYDTAAERLQVLRSVDLELREGESVAIVGPSGSGKSTLLFILGLLLPPSGGSYRLGERDMLALDRRTQADFRRRMFGFVFQSCNLIEHTSVWENLEFPLMYAGVPRSEREARIREALDAVDMAHRIRHPTNLLSGGEQQRVAVARALVNRPRVILADEPTGQLDRAHGRQVMEHFHRILSGGGKAMIVVTHDPAVAECCARTCHLEDGVLRESGPS; this is encoded by the coding sequence ATGAATGACGGAACCACCAGGAACGGCTTGCTGCTCCAGGCCCGCGGCCTCGCCCGCGGCTACGACACGGCGGCCGAGCGCCTGCAGGTGCTGCGGAGCGTGGACCTCGAGCTGCGCGAAGGCGAGAGCGTCGCCATCGTCGGCCCGTCGGGCTCCGGCAAGTCCACGCTGCTGTTCATCCTCGGCCTGCTCCTGCCGCCGAGCGGCGGAAGTTACCGGCTGGGCGAGCGGGACATGCTGGCCCTGGACCGGCGGACCCAGGCCGATTTCCGGCGGCGCATGTTCGGGTTTGTGTTCCAGAGCTGCAACCTGATCGAGCACACAAGCGTGTGGGAGAACCTGGAATTCCCCCTGATGTATGCCGGCGTGCCGCGTAGCGAGCGCGAGGCTCGTATCCGCGAGGCGCTGGACGCCGTGGACATGGCGCACCGAATCCGGCATCCGACCAACCTGCTCTCCGGCGGCGAGCAGCAGCGCGTCGCCGTCGCGCGCGCGCTGGTCAACCGCCCGCGGGTGATCCTGGCCGACGAGCCCACCGGCCAGCTCGACCGCGCCCACGGGCGGCAGGTGATGGAGCATTTCCACCGCATCCTCTCCGGCGGCGGCAAGGCGATGATCGTGGTCACCCACGACCCGGCCGTTGCGGAATGCTGCGCGCGGACCTGTCACTTGGAGGACGGCGTGCTCCGGGAAAGCGGCCCTAGTTAA